From a single Thermus filiformis genomic region:
- a CDS encoding ABC transporter ATP-binding protein yields MTLEAKDLLKRYRQGEKEVVALEGFTFAFPEGATAVVGPSGSGKTTLLNLLAGLDRPSGGEVYVEGQPLSPLSEDDRALLRLRKMGFVFQQWNLIPTLTALENVAFPLLLAGVGRRERLARAAELLEAVGLGHRLHHPPSRLSGGEQQRVALARALALDPPILFADEPTGNLDLEAREQVAALLFEKARGRVLVLVTHDLELAARAERRLYLKGGRLARVEESPKRA; encoded by the coding sequence ATGACGCTAGAAGCAAAGGACCTCCTGAAGCGCTACCGGCAAGGGGAAAAGGAGGTGGTGGCCCTCGAGGGCTTCACCTTCGCCTTCCCCGAGGGGGCCACGGCGGTGGTGGGGCCCTCCGGGAGCGGCAAGACCACCCTCCTCAACCTCCTGGCGGGGCTGGACCGGCCGAGCGGGGGGGAGGTCTACGTGGAGGGCCAGCCCCTCTCCCCCCTCTCGGAGGACGACCGGGCCCTTTTGCGGCTCCGGAAGATGGGCTTCGTCTTCCAGCAGTGGAACCTCATCCCCACCCTCACCGCCCTGGAGAACGTGGCCTTCCCCCTCCTCCTGGCGGGGGTGGGACGCAGGGAGCGCCTGGCCCGGGCGGCGGAGCTCCTGGAGGCCGTGGGCCTCGGCCACCGCCTCCACCACCCCCCGAGCCGCCTCTCGGGCGGGGAGCAGCAGCGGGTGGCCCTCGCCCGGGCCTTGGCCCTGGACCCCCCCATCCTCTTCGCGGACGAGCCCACGGGCAACCTGGACCTGGAGGCCCGGGAGCAGGTGGCGGCCCTCCTCTTTGAGAAGGCTCGAGGCCGGGTCCTGGTCCTGGTCACCCACGACCTGGAGCTGGCGGCCCGGGCGGAGCGCCGGCTTTACCTCAAGGGGGGGCGGCTGGCCCGGGTGGAGGAGAGCCCGAAGAGGGCGTGA